In Nicotiana tabacum cultivar K326 chromosome 17, ASM71507v2, whole genome shotgun sequence, one DNA window encodes the following:
- the LOC107800914 gene encoding cell wall / vacuolar inhibitor of fructosidase 1-like, which produces MMKTLVYVALFLSLVLQTSADKNLVQNTCKNTPNVQLCLKTLLADPRSANGDVNTLALIIVDAIKVQATQAAATISKLQQSNPPAAWIVPLKNCAFSYKVILTASVPEATEALTKGDPKFAEDAVVGSSGDADQCEKTFGGNNSPLTALNTAVRELSDVARAIIRTLLL; this is translated from the exons ATGATGAAGACTTTAGTTTATGTTGCGTTGTTTCTGAGCTTAGTACTGCAAACAAGTGCCGACAAAAATCTAGTACAAAACACATGCAAGAACACACCCAACGTCCAGCTATGCCTCAAAACCTTACTCGCTGACCCACGCAGCGCCAACGGCGACGTCAATACGCTGGCGCTGATAATTGTGGATGCCATCAAAGTTCAAGCAACGCAGGCGGCGGCCACCATTTCCAAGCTCCAGCAATCAAATCCTCCAGCGGCCTGGATTGTCCCTTTAAAGAATTGTGCTTTCTCCTACAAG GTAATCCTAACTGCGAGTGTGCCAGAAGCCACTGAAGCTTTGACAAAAGGGGATCCAAAGTTTGCTGAGGATGCAGTAGTTGGATCTTCTGGTGATGCTGATCAATGTGAGAAAACTTTCGGTGGTAATAACTCACCTCTCACTGCTCTAAACACAGCCGTGCGTGAGCTTTCTGATGTGGCCAGAGCTATTATCAGAACTTTACTACTTTAG